One region of Erwinia tracheiphila genomic DNA includes:
- the livH gene encoding high-affinity branched-chain amino acid ABC transporter permease LivH, which yields MSEQFLYFLQQMFNGVTLGSTYALIAIGYTMVYGIIGMINFAHGEVYMISSYVSFIVIAALMMMGIDVSWMLIGTGFIAAIVIASAYGWSIERVAYKPARSSKRLIALISAIGMSIFLQNYVSLTQGSRDLALPSLITGRWTLATANGFAATISTMQIVIWVVTFIAMLALTLFIRYSRMGRACRACAEDLKMASLLGINTDRVISLTFVIGAAMAAVAGVLLGQFYGVINPYIGFMAGMKAFTAAVLGGIGSIPGAMLGGLILGIAEALTSAYLSTEYKDVVSFALLIVVLLVMPTGILGRPEVEKV from the coding sequence ATGTCCGAGCAGTTTCTCTATTTTCTGCAACAAATGTTCAACGGCGTGACGTTGGGCAGCACTTACGCGCTTATCGCCATCGGCTACACCATGGTGTACGGTATTATCGGCATGATCAACTTCGCCCACGGCGAGGTATACATGATCAGCAGCTACGTTTCCTTTATCGTGATTGCCGCGTTAATGATGATGGGCATTGATGTCAGCTGGATGCTGATTGGCACCGGATTTATTGCCGCCATCGTCATTGCCAGCGCATACGGCTGGAGCATTGAGCGCGTCGCTTACAAGCCCGCCCGCTCATCCAAGCGTCTTATTGCGCTGATTTCCGCTATAGGCATGTCAATTTTTCTGCAAAACTATGTCAGCCTGACGCAGGGCTCGCGAGACCTTGCTCTTCCCAGCCTGATCACCGGACGCTGGACGCTGGCCACCGCCAATGGCTTTGCCGCCACGATTTCCACCATGCAGATTGTTATCTGGGTGGTGACGTTCATTGCTATGCTGGCGCTGACCTTATTTATCCGTTATTCGCGCATGGGCCGTGCCTGTCGTGCCTGTGCTGAAGACCTGAAAATGGCCAGCCTGTTGGGTATCAACACTGACCGCGTTATCTCACTGACCTTTGTCATTGGTGCCGCGATGGCGGCGGTCGCGGGCGTACTGCTCGGTCAGTTCTATGGCGTTATCAATCCTTATATTGGCTTTATGGCCGGGATGAAGGCTTTTACCGCCGCGGTATTGGGCGGTATCGGCAGTATTCCAGGGGCGATGCTGGGTGGGTTGATCCTAGGTATTGCCGAAGCACTGACCTCGGCTTATTTGAGCACTGAATACAAAGATGTGGTCTCTTTTGCGCTGTTGATCGTGGTACTGCTGGTTATGCCAACCGGTATTCTGGGGCGTCCGGAGGTTGAGAAAGTATGA
- the panM gene encoding aspartate 1-decarboxylase autocleavage activator PanM — protein sequence MKLTIIRLQHFSDRDRLDLAKIWPAVNCNMLEDNLDQAHRLYAAKFNDRLLAAVKVTVKDGEGEMHDFMVREVTRRRGVGKYLLEEVLAQNNAIRKWRIASNDFYTQEAASAFMRSCGFETLARGWEWRKD from the coding sequence ATGAAGCTTACTATAATCAGATTGCAACATTTCTCCGATCGGGATCGGCTGGACCTGGCCAAAATCTGGCCTGCTGTTAATTGCAACATGCTTGAAGACAACCTTGATCAAGCGCACCGTCTTTATGCCGCGAAATTCAATGACCGCCTGCTGGCTGCTGTTAAGGTCACGGTAAAAGACGGCGAGGGAGAAATGCACGATTTTATGGTGCGTGAGGTGACGCGACGTCGGGGAGTAGGAAAATACCTGCTTGAAGAGGTGCTTGCACAGAATAACGCTATCAGGAAGTGGCGGATAGCAAGCAACGATTTTTATACTCAGGAAGCGGCATCGGCATTTATGCGCTCCTGCGGGTTTGAAACGCTGGCGAGGGGATGGGAATGGCGAAAAGATTAG
- a CDS encoding branched-chain amino acid ABC transporter substrate-binding protein has translation MKISKGSAFLAGCVAMAFSHFAAAKDIKVAIVGAMSGPVAQYGDMEFTGARQAIADINAKGGINGDKLVGVEYDDACDPKQAVAVANKVINAGIRYVIGHLCSSSTQPASDIYEDEGVLMITPAATNTNLTTRGYKLIMRTTGLDSDQAPTAAKYILSEIKPHRIAVIHDKQQYGEGLARSVQDSLKKSGGNVVMFEGITAGDKDFSTLVARLKKENIDFVYFGGYYPEMGQILRQSRAAGLKTQFMGPEGVGNSSLSNIAGAASEGMLVTLPKRYDQVPANKSIVDALKARKQDSTGPFVWTTYAALQALTTGMERSKSVEPADIAKNLREGAAMPTVMGDLSWDAKGDLKGFEFGIFKWHADGSSSIVK, from the coding sequence ATGAAAATCAGTAAAGGTAGCGCGTTCCTGGCAGGTTGTGTGGCGATGGCGTTTAGTCATTTTGCAGCAGCTAAAGACATCAAAGTTGCCATTGTGGGCGCAATGTCAGGTCCGGTTGCACAGTACGGTGATATGGAATTTACCGGTGCAAGGCAAGCTATCGCAGATATCAATGCGAAAGGTGGTATTAATGGTGACAAACTGGTCGGTGTGGAATATGACGATGCCTGCGATCCAAAGCAGGCGGTCGCTGTGGCTAACAAAGTGATCAACGCTGGTATTCGCTACGTTATTGGTCACCTGTGCTCCTCTTCAACCCAGCCCGCATCTGACATATACGAAGACGAAGGCGTGCTGATGATCACGCCTGCCGCGACCAATACTAACCTGACCACGCGCGGCTATAAGTTAATCATGCGTACCACCGGCCTTGATTCCGATCAGGCACCGACCGCGGCGAAATACATTCTGAGTGAAATCAAACCGCATCGCATCGCGGTGATTCATGACAAGCAGCAATATGGAGAAGGTCTGGCGCGTTCCGTACAGGACAGCCTGAAAAAATCCGGTGGCAACGTGGTGATGTTTGAAGGCATCACTGCAGGTGACAAAGATTTCTCCACGCTGGTGGCGCGCCTGAAGAAAGAAAATATCGACTTCGTCTATTTTGGTGGCTACTACCCGGAAATGGGACAGATCCTGCGCCAGTCTCGTGCTGCTGGTTTGAAAACCCAGTTTATGGGGCCGGAGGGCGTGGGTAATTCCTCCTTATCCAATATTGCGGGTGCGGCTTCTGAAGGTATGCTGGTTACGCTGCCGAAGCGCTACGATCAGGTTCCTGCAAACAAATCCATTGTTGATGCACTGAAAGCGAGGAAGCAGGACTCCACAGGGCCGTTTGTCTGGACCACCTATGCCGCATTACAGGCGTTGACCACCGGAATGGAACGCAGCAAAAGCGTTGAACCGGCAGATATTGCTAAAAACCTGAGAGAAGGCGCAGCGATGCCAACGGTGATGGGCGATCTGAGCTGGGATGCGAAAGGTGACCTTAAAGGTTTTGAATTTGGCATCTTTAAATGGCATGCCGATGGTTCTTCTTCCATAGTGAAGTAA
- the livG gene encoding high-affinity branched-chain amino acid ABC transporter ATP-binding protein LivG, producing the protein MTQPLLAVNGLMMRFGGLLAVNNIELELREREIVSLIGPNGAGKTTVFNCLTGFYRPTGGSITLRGRELAGLPGQKIARMGIVRTFQHVRLFREMTVIENLLVAQHQHLRSGVFAGLLKTPGFRKAESEALERASGWLQRVGLLELANRQAGNLAYGQQRRLEIARCMVTRPSILMLDEPAAGLNPKETHELDELIAELRDEHNVSVLLIEHDMKLVMGISNRIYVVNQGAPLAHGTPEAVRNNPDVIRAYLGEA; encoded by the coding sequence ATGACCCAGCCTTTACTGGCCGTAAATGGCCTGATGATGCGCTTTGGCGGCCTGCTCGCCGTAAATAATATTGAGCTGGAATTAAGAGAGCGGGAAATTGTTTCGCTGATTGGCCCAAACGGTGCGGGCAAAACCACGGTCTTTAACTGCCTGACGGGCTTTTACCGTCCAACCGGCGGCAGCATCACCTTGCGCGGCAGGGAACTGGCCGGTTTGCCGGGCCAAAAGATTGCGCGCATGGGTATTGTGCGTACTTTCCAGCATGTTCGTCTGTTTCGTGAAATGACGGTGATTGAGAACCTGCTGGTTGCGCAGCATCAACACCTGAGAAGCGGTGTATTTGCCGGACTGCTAAAAACGCCCGGCTTTCGCAAAGCAGAAAGCGAAGCGCTCGAACGGGCCTCGGGCTGGTTACAGCGCGTTGGCCTGCTGGAGCTGGCTAACCGTCAGGCGGGAAACCTGGCCTATGGTCAACAGCGTCGGCTGGAAATCGCCCGCTGTATGGTCACGCGCCCGTCGATTCTGATGCTGGATGAACCCGCAGCGGGACTCAACCCGAAAGAGACGCATGAGCTGGATGAGTTAATCGCTGAACTCAGAGACGAACACAACGTCTCGGTATTGCTAATTGAGCACGATATGAAACTGGTGATGGGCATTTCCAACCGCATCTATGTGGTCAATCAGGGGGCCCCGCTGGCGCATGGCACGCCGGAGGCAGTCCGCAATAATCCGGATGTGATCCGGGCGTATTTAGGAGAAGCGTAA
- a CDS encoding high-affinity branched-chain amino acid ABC transporter permease LivM, which translates to MKQLNLLNAVASSLMLLILSAFFMGMRLGLDGTQLVVHSADSVRWNWIAGGCAVVFVFQLLRPLLQRCLKNISGPTVILPGIDGSTVKQKLLILALIIAAAVWPFLVSRGTVDIATLTLIYVMLGLGLNVVVGLSGLLVLGYGGFYAIGAYTFALLNHYYGLGFWTCLPLAGLVTALFGLLLGFPVLRLRGDYLAIVTLGFGEIVRILLLNNTDITGGPNGISQIPKPSLFGLEFNRSVRDGGWDTVSNFFGLAYNPSDRIIFLYMVALLLVVTTLFVINRLLRMPLGRAWEALREDEIACCSLGLSPTRIKLTAFTISASFAGFAGCLFAARQGFVSPESFTFVESAFVLAIVVLGGMGSQFAVILAAILLVVSRELMRDLNEYSMLVLGALMVLMMIWRPQGLLPMKRPHLKLKNVEKGEQP; encoded by the coding sequence ATGAAACAGCTCAACCTGCTCAACGCTGTGGCATCTTCGCTGATGCTGTTGATACTGTCAGCGTTTTTTATGGGAATGCGCCTGGGTCTCGATGGGACACAGCTGGTGGTTCATAGCGCCGATAGCGTGCGCTGGAACTGGATTGCCGGCGGCTGTGCCGTGGTGTTTGTCTTCCAGCTGCTGCGGCCTTTATTGCAGCGCTGCCTGAAAAATATCTCCGGCCCGACAGTGATCTTACCGGGCATTGATGGCTCGACGGTAAAACAAAAACTGCTCATTCTGGCATTAATTATCGCAGCGGCGGTCTGGCCTTTCCTGGTTTCACGCGGCACCGTTGATATTGCCACGCTGACCTTAATCTACGTGATGCTGGGCCTTGGCCTGAACGTTGTGGTTGGCCTTTCCGGCCTTCTGGTACTGGGCTACGGCGGATTTTATGCCATTGGCGCTTACACCTTTGCCCTGCTGAACCATTACTATGGCCTGGGTTTTTGGACGTGTTTGCCACTGGCAGGTCTGGTGACGGCGCTGTTTGGTCTGTTGCTGGGTTTTCCGGTTCTGCGCCTGCGTGGCGACTACCTGGCGATAGTCACGCTGGGCTTTGGTGAAATCGTTCGTATCCTGCTGCTGAATAATACCGATATCACCGGAGGCCCAAATGGTATCAGCCAGATCCCGAAACCGTCGTTGTTCGGTCTGGAGTTCAACCGTAGCGTGCGCGACGGCGGCTGGGACACCGTCAGCAACTTCTTTGGTCTGGCTTACAACCCCAGCGACCGCATTATTTTCCTTTATATGGTGGCGTTGCTGTTAGTGGTGACCACCCTGTTCGTGATTAATCGCCTGCTGCGAATGCCGTTGGGGCGTGCGTGGGAAGCATTGCGTGAAGATGAGATCGCCTGCTGTTCCCTTGGTCTCAGCCCAACCCGAATTAAGCTGACGGCATTCACCATCAGCGCCTCTTTTGCGGGGTTTGCTGGCTGTCTGTTTGCTGCGCGTCAGGGCTTTGTCAGCCCGGAATCGTTCACCTTTGTCGAGTCCGCTTTTGTACTGGCGATCGTTGTGTTGGGTGGTATGGGTTCGCAGTTTGCCGTCATCCTCGCGGCGATCCTGTTAGTTGTTTCTCGTGAACTGATGCGTGACCTGAACGAATACAGCATGCTGGTGCTGGGCGCGCTAATGGTACTGATGATGATCTGGCGGCCGCAGGGCTTATTGCCAATGAAACGCCCACATCTGAAGTTAAAAAACGTGGAAAAAGGAGAGCAGCCATGA
- the livF gene encoding high-affinity branched-chain amino acid ABC transporter ATP-binding protein LivF has protein sequence MNTMLSLQNVSAHYGKIQALHNVSLHINQGEIVTLIGANGAGKTTILGTLCGEPHATEGRICFDSKEITDWQTARIMREAIAIVPEGRRVFSRMTVEENLAMGGFFADRQQYQSRIKRAYELFPRLYERRVQRAGTMSGGEQQMLAIGRALMSQPRLLLLDEPSLGLAPIIIQQIFDTIEQLRQEGMTIFLVEQNANQALKLADRGYVLENGHVVLEDSGDALLANEAVRSAYLGG, from the coding sequence ATGAACACTATGCTTTCTCTACAAAACGTTAGCGCTCACTACGGTAAAATTCAGGCGCTGCACAACGTCAGTCTGCATATTAATCAGGGTGAAATTGTCACGCTGATCGGTGCTAACGGGGCAGGAAAAACTACCATCCTTGGGACACTGTGCGGTGAACCCCATGCTACGGAAGGCCGTATCTGCTTCGATAGTAAAGAGATCACCGACTGGCAGACGGCGCGCATTATGCGTGAAGCGATTGCTATCGTACCGGAAGGACGACGGGTATTTTCCCGCATGACGGTAGAAGAGAATCTGGCGATGGGCGGCTTCTTTGCCGATCGCCAGCAATACCAAAGCCGTATTAAACGCGCCTATGAGCTGTTCCCGCGTCTTTACGAACGTCGGGTGCAGCGTGCCGGAACTATGTCCGGCGGCGAGCAGCAGATGCTGGCGATTGGCCGGGCGTTGATGAGTCAGCCTCGCCTGTTGTTGCTGGATGAACCCTCGCTCGGACTGGCACCCATCATCATCCAGCAGATTTTCGACACCATTGAGCAGCTGCGACAGGAAGGCATGACCATATTCCTCGTTGAGCAGAATGCTAATCAGGCACTGAAACTCGCTGATCGTGGCTACGTGCTGGAAAACGGTCATGTGGTGTTGGAAGACAGTGGCGACGCGCTGCTGGCTAATGAAGCAGTGCGCAGCGCATATCTGGGGGGATAG